In Drosophila yakuba strain Tai18E2 chromosome 2R, Prin_Dyak_Tai18E2_2.1, whole genome shotgun sequence, a single genomic region encodes these proteins:
- the LOC6530613 gene encoding spaetzle-processing enzyme, giving the protein MAMVKATIAAFVCLFLGSNNVVSRLLDENCGISSDDPYDWNIIGGNRTNIHQNPWMVLVMSSKPCGGSLITSRFVLTAAHCVLLEELFYVRLGEYQTLDPQPYCVNDHCIPRFYNISADMTKYHNDYNKTTHKNDIALLRLSQAVEYSDYVRPICLLVDEQLEETPIYNAIGWGGTEYGQSSRILLKTTVYYMNVLYCNKKYQKQADQSQICAGSQTSNTCKGDSGGPLSYELQYGNKSLTFQYGLVSYGSRKCHVNTPAVYTNVTHHMNWIVDTMAEFEPRDSDNCRLPIVQMYYQNTLAILQWLYSILSST; this is encoded by the exons ATGGCAATGGTCAAGGCGACAATCGCGGCATTCGTTTGCCTATTTCTTGGCAGCAACAACGTAGTGTCGCGTTTGCTGGATGAAAACTGTGGAATATCGTCGGATGATCCGTACGATTGGAACATTATTGGAGGAAACAGAACAAATATACACCAGAATCCATGGATGGTGCTGGTTATGTCCAGCAAGCCATGCGGCGGCTCCCTCATTACTTCGC GATTCGTCCTGACAGCAGCGCACTGTGTACTCCTTGAAGAACTCTTCTATGTGCGCTTGGGTGAATACCAAACGCTAGATCCCCAGCCGTACTGCGTTAATGATCACTGTATACCAAGGTTCTACAACATTAGTGCGGATATGACAAAATATCACAATGATTATAATAAAACCACCCACAAGAATGATATAGCCTTGCTTCGATTGTCCCAAGCTGTGGAGTACTCAG ATTATGTGAGGCCGATCTGTCTCCTTGTCGATGAGCAACTGGAAGAGACTCCAATCTACAATGCTATCGGCTGGGGTGGGACAGAATATGGTCAATCGAGCCGGATCCTGCTAAAAACCACTGTGTATTACATGAATGTTTTATATTGTAACAAAAAGTACCAGAAACAAGCTGATCAATCGCAGATATGTGCTGGCAGTCAAACCAGTAACACCTGTAAAGGGGATTCTGGTGGCCCCTTGAGCTACGAGTTGCAATATGGCAATAAGTCCCTGACTTTCCAGTACGGGCTGGTCAGCTATGGATCCAGAAAATGCCACGTTAATACGCCAGCTGTTTACACCAATGTAACGCATCACATGAATTGGATAGTAGATACGATGGCAGAGTTTGAGCCTAGGGATTCTGATAACTGCAGGTTACCTATAGTACAAATGTATTACCAAAACACGCTAGCAATACTTCAATGGTTGTACAGTATTCTCAGTTCGACATAA
- the LOC6530614 gene encoding serine protease grass — MRLVMCQLVLVVCLFIGIQEVSSLLLENDCGTTKDNMIHPMIDGSDAGIFAHPWMVSVMVMNKSQCGGSLITSRFVLTAAHCISKDFMNVRLGEYDIQHPMPICDNYVCKPRAFNVDVDMKIVHSDARNDIGLLRMNKSVIFSDYVRPICLLVDAPVGRVPAFNVTGWGRNSNGEQQHRLQIAHLYEFPKERCRNFNQVLDASYICAGSSHDDSCEGDSGGPLSAIRRYGGRRRVFQYGVVSAGIRSCKGLAVYTNVTHFTDWILGVIQNNAYAFA; from the exons ATGCGGCTAGTCATGTGTCAGTTGGTGCTAGTAGTCTGTCTTTTCATTGGGATTCAAGAGGTATCCAGTCTTCTACTGGAAAACGACTGTGGAACCACCAAGGATAATATGATTCACCCAATGATTGATGGTAGTGATGCAGGCATATTCGCGCATCCTTGGATGGTCAGCGTAATGGTCATGAATAAATCACAATGTGGCGGTTCACTCATCACTTCTC GATTTGTTTTGACGGCAGCGCATTGCATTTCAAAAGATTTTAT GAATGTGCGGCTGGGCGAATACGACATCCAGCATCCCATGCCCATCTGTGACAATTACGTTTGCAAGCCCAGGGCATTTAATGTAGATGTGGATATGAAAATTGTCCACAGTGATGCACGGAATGATATAGGTCTGCTACGAATGAATAAAAGTGTGATATTCTCAG ACTATGTCCGGCCGATCTGTCTACTCGTCGACGCACCGGTGGGACGTGTACCAGCCTTCAATGTCACCGGATGGGGAAGGAATAGTAATGGAGAACAGCAACATAGGCTACAGATTGCCCACCTTTATGAATTTCCTAAAGAGCGTTGCAGAAACTTTAACCAAGTACTCGATGCATCCTATATATGCGCTGGCAGTAGCCACGATGATTCGTGCGAAGGCGATTCGGGAGGTCCTTTGAGCGCAATTCGCAGATATGGGGGGCGGAGAAGGGTCTTCCAGTACGGTGTCGTTAGCGCTGGAATTCGTTCTTGTAAAGGCTTGGCAGTGTACACCAATGTCACACACTTCACGGACTGGATCTTGGGTGTTATTCAAAATAATGCGTACGCGTTCGCGTAA
- the LOC6530615 gene encoding uncharacterized protein LOC6530615, protein MSKFSLFNGNDEHDHETEQKYAHLMNLGNANQSVSENSSGKANRCKWTGAEVETFVGIIHQLKLQAALRRARSNAKVFRMVSREMARRHCPKSPKHLRAKFHQMRRQYARARNGGEPFEHFEAVHELMQGEDVSDLEDEVLESDTDAEADEDQSGMISETEGDDALDASGSSINIVARCKWAEGEVDLLLELIHTLGLRTALLQKRNAKVFKLLAKEMAKRNCHKGAEKLRIKFQQLRRLYNKTKNGTGETFEHFEAMRLVLDPTDEEAAAEAEAEAHLSSASDSDFNDSDEDDGDASQRSGAHFWTDEEVDSFLLIIRDNGFFRALDGSRKRNFQTLVHISNILAKQAIKRTPHQLRNKLRLLCKRHREAKEHGLDNVRILPRHFELFDELIQAPRENKKSAISRPIRSSQPSIPKPPGKTSVPLASDSEDSSSTCDLLRAAADSEDYEDAIQMEAEPTPIEALTAIMEGQKQLLAQIKTTNESFLRQQREQQHQFLEQVSDLMRRDREETLRRISEMLQPK, encoded by the exons ATGAGCAAATTCTCGCTCTTCAATGGCAACGATGAGCACGACCACGAGACAGAGCAGAAATACGCACACCTTATGA ATCTGGGAAATGCGAATCAATCGGTGTCGGAAAACAGTTCTGGAAAAGCCAACCGTTGCAAGTGGACGGGCGCAGAGGTGGAGACCTTTGTGGGAATCATCCACCAACTGAAACTGCAAGCTGCACTGCGGAGGGCGAGGAGCAATGCAAAGGTGTTTCGGATGGTGTCCAGGGAAATGGCCAGACGCCACTGCCCCAAGAGTCCAAAGCATCTGAGAGCGAAGTTCCATCAGATGCGGCGTCAGTATGCAAGGGCGCGGAATGGCGGCGAGCCGTTCGAGCATTTTGAGGCGGTCCACGAACTGATGCAGGGAGAAGATGTATCTGATCTGGAGGATGAGGTGCTAGAGAGTGACACCGATGCGGAGGCCGACGAGGACCAGTCCGGTATGATCTCGGAAACCGAAGGAGACG ATGCTTTGGATGCCTCTGGCTCTTCCATTAACATCGTTGCCCGCTGCAAGTGGGCAGAGGGCGAAGTGGACCTCCTCCTCGAACTGATCCACACTCTTGGTCTGCGGACCGCTTTGCTGCAAAAGCGCAATGCCAAGGTCTTCAAGCTGCTGGCCAAAGAGATGGCAAAACGCAACTGCCACAAGGGTGCGGAGAAGCTGCGCATCAAGTTCCAGCAGCTGCGGCGATTGTACAACAAGACCAAAAACGGCACGGGAGAAACGTTCGAACACTTTGAGGCGATGCGACTGGTCCTGGATCCCACTGATGAGGAGGCGGCCGCAGAGGCTGAAGCGGAAGCCCATCTTAGCAGCGCAAGCGATAGTGATTTTAACGACAGCGATGAGGACGACGGTGATGCATCACAGAGAAGCGGAG CGCACTTTTGGACGGACGAAGAGGTCGATTCGTTTCTACTCATTATACGGGACAATGGTTTCTTCCGCGCCTTGGATGGTTCCCGGAAGCGCAACTTCCAGACGCTGGTGCACATTTCCAACATCTTGGCTAAGCAGGCCATCAAACGGACTCCCCACCAGCTGCGCAATAAGCTGAGACTACTCTGCAAGCGTCACCGAGAGGCCAAGGAGCACGGGCTAGATAATGTACGCATTCTGCCTCGCCACTTTGAGCTCTTCGATGAACTGATTCAGGCACCGCgggaaaacaagaaaagtgcTATTTCCAGGCCCATTCGCAGCAGCCAACCGTCAATTCCCAAGCCGCCAGGCAAAACAAGCGTTCCGCTGGCGAGTGACAGTGAAGACTCCAGCTCCACCTGCGATCTCTTAAGAGCGGCTGCCGATAGCGAGGACTATGAGGACGCCATACAGATGGAGGCTGAACCAACGCCCATTGAAGCACTCACTGCCATCATGGAAGGTCAAAAGCAGTTGCTTGCGCAGATCAAAACCACCAACGAGAGCTTTCTGCGGCAGCAACgcgagcagcagcatcagttTCTGGAACAAGTATCCGATTTAATGCGTCGAGATCGCGAGGAGACCCTACGAAGGATCAGTGAAATGCTGCAACCGAAGTAG